The following coding sequences lie in one Mucilaginibacter sp. KACC 22773 genomic window:
- a CDS encoding 1-(5-phosphoribosyl)-5-[(5-phosphoribosylamino)methylideneamino]imidazole-4-carboxamide isomerase has product MYIIPAIDILNKKVVRLREGDYQQVTEYDVTLEEMIERYQSNGTNFIHIIDLNGAKNDFSNQQYLFDVIRKTDMKVQYGGGIRSIEKVKELIDSGVHRVIVGTQALTNPEFLPQLGKEICGRDKCSDQVVIAIDVLDEVIKYSGWMESSPIKLMDYVDKCLALGFFRFLCTDINKDGKLGGAGIELYEKLLDHSPFIKLIASGGVSSMDDVEKLSRLKVESVVVGKAIYENRVTIEDVKNWNLEALISI; this is encoded by the coding sequence ATGTACATAATTCCCGCTATCGATATTCTGAATAAAAAAGTAGTTAGGCTACGTGAGGGTGATTACCAACAGGTAACAGAATATGATGTAACGCTCGAAGAAATGATTGAGCGCTACCAAAGCAATGGCACCAACTTTATCCATATTATTGACCTGAACGGCGCTAAAAACGATTTCAGCAACCAGCAATACCTGTTTGATGTGATCCGTAAAACCGACATGAAGGTGCAATACGGTGGCGGTATCCGCAGCATCGAAAAAGTAAAAGAGTTGATTGACTCGGGCGTTCACCGTGTTATTGTAGGCACACAGGCCTTAACCAACCCCGAATTTTTGCCCCAATTAGGTAAAGAGATTTGCGGCCGCGACAAGTGTTCCGACCAGGTGGTTATCGCAATAGATGTGTTGGACGAAGTGATCAAATACTCAGGCTGGATGGAAAGCTCGCCAATTAAATTAATGGATTATGTTGATAAATGCCTTGCTTTAGGCTTTTTCCGTTTTTTATGTACCGATATCAACAAAGATGGCAAACTGGGCGGCGCGGGTATTGAGCTTTATGAAAAACTGCTCGACCATTCGCCTTTCATTAAACTGATAGCATCCGGAGGTGTAAGCTCGATGGATGACGTAGAGAAACTGAGCCGTTTGAAGGTAGAATCGGTAGTTGTAGGTAAAGCGATCTATGAGAACAGGGTAACTATCGAAGATGTAAAAAACTGGAATTTAGAGGCCCTTATATCAATATAG
- the hisF gene encoding imidazole glycerol phosphate synthase subunit HisF, whose protein sequence is MLSKRIIPCLDVKDGRTVKGVNFVDLRDAGDPVELAWNYSRQGADELVFLDITATVERRKTMVDLVKAVARQINIPFTIGGGINEIADADALLNAGADKISINSAAVRNPALIDELAKAFGVQFVVIAVDTRSIAGKNIVHLNGGRLPTERETLEWIMEAESRGAGEILLTSMDHDGTKAGFDNKLLKIVNDAVHIPVIASGGAGSVQHFVDVFEKTNIDAALAASVFHYGEILIPDLKAVLKSNNIEVRI, encoded by the coding sequence ATGCTTTCGAAAAGAATTATCCCTTGTTTAGACGTTAAAGACGGTCGCACCGTAAAAGGCGTAAACTTTGTTGACCTGCGCGACGCGGGCGACCCGGTTGAGCTGGCCTGGAACTACTCGAGGCAGGGTGCTGACGAACTGGTATTCCTGGATATTACCGCAACAGTTGAGCGCCGCAAAACCATGGTGGACCTGGTAAAGGCTGTGGCCAGGCAAATAAATATCCCATTCACCATTGGTGGCGGTATTAACGAAATTGCCGATGCCGATGCACTTTTAAACGCCGGTGCAGATAAGATCTCGATCAACTCGGCAGCGGTACGTAATCCGGCTTTAATTGATGAGTTGGCCAAAGCATTTGGCGTTCAGTTTGTTGTAATTGCGGTAGATACCCGCAGCATTGCCGGCAAAAATATTGTACACCTGAATGGCGGCAGATTACCTACTGAACGCGAAACGTTAGAGTGGATCATGGAAGCCGAAAGCCGTGGTGCAGGCGAAATTTTGCTTACATCAATGGATCATGATGGTACAAAAGCTGGTTTTGATAACAAGCTATTAAAAATTGTGAACGATGCGGTACACATCCCTGTAATAGCCTCGGGCGGGGCAGGTTCGGTACAGCACTTTGTTGACGTATTTGAAAAAACAAATATTGATGCAGCTTTAGCAGCGTCGGTATTTCACTATGGCGAGATATTGATTCCGGATTTGAAAGCGGTATTGAAGAGCAATAATATAGAGGTGAGGATATAG
- the hisH gene encoding imidazole glycerol phosphate synthase subunit HisH produces MIGIIRYGAGNIFSLTAALERLSIPYGMINSEEDFDKYDRYIIPGVGHAGAAMSKLESTGLVPTIKALKKPTLGICVGMQLLTSYSEEGDSTLLGLFPIKTLRFKDSNLYKVPHTGWNQVYPEKENPLFENIPSGSHFYFVHSYFIEYDKAYTLLSANYNNEFSASIWRDNFYGVQFHPEKSGVYGETLLTNFSKI; encoded by the coding sequence ATGATTGGTATAATAAGATACGGCGCCGGTAATATTTTTTCGCTTACAGCGGCGTTGGAGCGGTTGAGCATACCTTACGGCATGATCAATAGCGAAGAAGATTTTGATAAGTACGACCGATATATCATCCCTGGTGTTGGACATGCGGGCGCAGCCATGAGCAAATTGGAGTCGACAGGATTAGTTCCCACGATTAAAGCCCTAAAAAAGCCCACTTTGGGCATTTGTGTGGGGATGCAGTTACTCACCTCCTACTCCGAAGAAGGTGACTCTACCCTGCTTGGCCTGTTCCCTATTAAAACTTTAAGGTTTAAGGACAGCAATTTATACAAGGTACCGCATACCGGCTGGAACCAGGTTTATCCCGAAAAGGAAAACCCATTATTTGAAAATATACCGTCAGGATCACATTTTTACTTTGTACATTCATACTTTATTGAGTATGATAAAGCGTACACTTTACTATCGGCCAATTATAACAATGAATTTTCGGCATCAATTTGGCGGGATAATTTTTATGGCGTACAATTTCACCCCGAAAAATCGGGAGTGTACGGCGAAACACTTTTAACAAACTTTTCAAAAATATAA